A region from the Bacteroidota bacterium genome encodes:
- a CDS encoding T9SS type A sorting domain-containing protein has translation MNRIPALLLSLFIATVANAQLTQYQNIKLGNFSGPNEPSIWINPKNPNQIMAGSNLNYWYYSQDGGYTWTSGILTEPVLGVWGDPVIITDTLGDFYYFHLSNPVNGSWIDRIVCQKFDKNTNTWGAGTYMGLNGTKAQDKHWAVIDPATNTIYVTWTQFDTYGSSNPNCQSNIRFSKSTDGGQTWSDAITINQVPGDCIDSDNTVEGAVPAVGPNGEVYVAWAGPLGIVFDRSLDGGQTWLDNDIFVTDQPGGWDISIPGIYRCNGMPVTVCDLSNGPNRGTIYINWADQRNGTNDTDIWLTKSTDGGSTWSAPIRVNDDPPGKHQFFTWMTIDQSTGYLYFVFYDRRNHSNNATDVYMAVSYDGGGTFTNFKVSESPFTPSGGQFFGDYNNISAVNGMVRPIWTRRENNGSLAIYTAIVDMTTFLPESDEGMLHLEPSSPNPFNQHTIFSFRITKPSQVLLSVLDARGSEVARLRDEFMPAGKYEVIFDNATHQLAPGVYFLSLKSNQAQKKQKVILTR, from the coding sequence ATGAACCGGATTCCGGCATTATTGCTTAGCCTCTTCATAGCGACAGTTGCAAATGCGCAACTAACACAATATCAAAACATAAAGCTTGGAAATTTCAGCGGCCCCAATGAACCCAGCATTTGGATTAATCCCAAAAATCCGAATCAGATCATGGCCGGGTCGAACCTCAACTACTGGTATTATTCTCAGGATGGCGGCTACACCTGGACTTCGGGTATCCTCACCGAACCCGTGCTGGGCGTGTGGGGCGATCCGGTGATCATCACCGATACCCTGGGCGATTTTTATTATTTTCACCTGTCGAATCCGGTAAATGGCAGCTGGATTGACCGCATCGTTTGCCAGAAGTTCGATAAAAACACAAATACCTGGGGAGCAGGAACATACATGGGGCTGAATGGCACCAAAGCACAGGACAAACACTGGGCCGTGATTGATCCGGCTACCAACACCATTTACGTGACCTGGACGCAATTCGACACCTATGGCAGCAGCAACCCCAACTGCCAGAGCAACATACGTTTCAGCAAATCGACCGATGGCGGCCAAACCTGGTCGGATGCCATCACCATCAACCAGGTGCCCGGCGATTGCATCGACAGCGACAACACTGTGGAAGGGGCTGTGCCAGCTGTTGGACCCAATGGGGAGGTTTATGTGGCCTGGGCTGGTCCGCTGGGTATTGTGTTCGACCGCTCGCTCGATGGTGGCCAAACCTGGCTCGACAACGACATCTTTGTGACCGATCAACCCGGTGGCTGGGATATCAGCATACCGGGCATCTACCGTTGCAACGGCATGCCGGTTACGGTTTGCGACCTCAGCAACGGCCCGAACAGGGGCACCATCTACATCAACTGGGCCGACCAGCGCAATGGCACCAACGATACCGACATCTGGCTGACAAAATCCACTGATGGCGGCAGCACCTGGAGCGCTCCGATCAGGGTGAACGACGACCCGCCGGGAAAACACCAGTTTTTCACCTGGATGACCATTGACCAATCCACCGGCTACCTGTATTTTGTGTTTTACGACCGGCGCAACCACAGCAACAACGCCACCGATGTGTACATGGCAGTGTCGTACGACGGGGGCGGGACTTTTACAAATTTCAAGGTCAGCGAAAGTCCTTTTACACCTTCAGGCGGCCAGTTTTTCGGCGATTACAACAACATCTCGGCTGTGAACGGAATGGTGCGGCCCATCTGGACCCGACGCGAAAACAATGGCAGCCTGGCCATCTACACAGCCATAGTGGATATGACCACTTTCCTGCCCGAAAGCGACGAAGGCATGCTTCACCTTGAACCCAGCTCGCCCAATCCTTTCAACCAACATACGATTTTTTCCTTCCGCATCACCAAACCCTCGCAGGTGCTGTTGTCGGTGCTCGACGCCAGAGGCAGCGAGGTGGCGCGCCTGCGCGATGAGTTTATGCCGGCCGGAAAATATGAGGTGATCTTCGACAATGCCACACATCAGCTCGCACCAGGGGTGTATTTTCTGAGCCTGAAAAGCAACCAGGCCCAAAAAAAACAAAAAGTGATCCTCACCCGCTGA